A window from Bifidobacteriaceae bacterium encodes these proteins:
- a CDS encoding AraC family transcriptional regulator, with product MIRSAEPGAVGRSPKKFVVEPGVQFCAQVVTQRKAHVPVAYDWLKMLVVLEGDGYIVFSDVRRPQRVRAGDVAVLMPGVPCAIVPDWQVKFTRLFLSMGFLVDKTRAAHYPDALDRRAAAILANVELPVAGQVVRLRTDVATVGQWLGRLDEFTRNRSIRRNWLTAEAIVTATLGEVVPLLKREKGSRWPHRLPDRSRRATLADMTVLRPLSPEIEEARRILQTNYTTGMTMAEVAAAVYLSESRFYAAFKDQMGKTPLAYVQSLRVQWMCQLLAGTDMSVGEIGRLAGWDSPDAAGRVFKAAVTMSPTRWRETFAPHIDPADCVLRPLDSLVFEQ from the coding sequence GTGATCAGGAGCGCAGAGCCCGGCGCGGTTGGGCGAAGCCCCAAGAAGTTCGTGGTAGAGCCGGGTGTTCAGTTCTGCGCCCAGGTGGTCACTCAGCGCAAAGCCCACGTGCCGGTCGCCTACGACTGGTTGAAGATGTTAGTCGTCTTGGAGGGTGACGGTTACATCGTTTTCAGCGATGTGCGCCGTCCTCAGCGCGTGCGCGCGGGCGACGTCGCCGTGCTCATGCCGGGGGTGCCGTGCGCTATCGTGCCCGACTGGCAGGTCAAGTTCACGCGGCTGTTCTTGTCGATGGGATTCCTGGTTGACAAGACCAGGGCAGCGCACTATCCCGATGCACTGGACCGGCGGGCGGCGGCGATCCTGGCGAACGTCGAACTGCCGGTCGCCGGCCAGGTGGTGCGGTTGCGAACGGATGTGGCGACGGTCGGGCAGTGGCTGGGCCGGTTGGACGAGTTCACCAGGAACCGGAGTATCCGGCGGAATTGGCTGACCGCCGAGGCTATCGTCACGGCCACCCTTGGGGAGGTGGTTCCGTTGTTGAAGCGGGAGAAAGGGTCTCGCTGGCCGCATCGGCTGCCGGACAGGTCGCGGCGGGCGACCCTGGCGGACATGACGGTTCTTCGCCCGCTGTCACCTGAGATCGAAGAGGCGCGCCGGATTCTGCAAACCAACTACACGACGGGAATGACGATGGCCGAGGTCGCCGCAGCGGTCTACCTGTCGGAGAGCCGTTTCTACGCGGCGTTCAAGGATCAGATGGGCAAGACGCCTCTGGCTTATGTGCAGTCGTTGCGGGTGCAGTGGATGTGCCAACTTCTCGCCGGGACGGACATGAGCGTCGGGGAGATCGGGCGGCTGGCGGGGTGGGACTCCCCGGACGCCGCTGGGCGGGTGTTCAAGGCGGCGGTGACGATGTCGCCGACCCGGTGGCGTGAGACGTTCGCGCCGCATATCGATCCGGCGGATTGCGTGTTGCGTCCGTTGGATTCTCTTGTGTTCGAGCAGTAG
- a CDS encoding DUF6112 family protein: MLTRLWHAALPAIGLLPMDINISPNDNGLPGISQLKTIVGAVMTVGLILSVLALIISAIVWGLGANSSNPHLASRGKLGVIVSCAAAIICGASVTLINFFWNVGQSV; encoded by the coding sequence ATGCTGACCAGGCTCTGGCACGCCGCGCTCCCCGCCATCGGTCTGCTGCCGATGGACATCAACATCTCCCCGAACGACAACGGTCTGCCCGGCATCTCCCAGTTGAAGACCATCGTCGGCGCCGTCATGACCGTCGGCCTGATCCTGTCGGTGCTGGCCCTGATCATCTCGGCCATCGTGTGGGGCCTCGGAGCCAACTCCAGCAACCCGCACCTCGCCAGCCGGGGCAAGCTCGGTGTCATCGTGTCCTGCGCGGCGGCGATCATCTGCGGCGCGTCCGTCACTCTCATCAACTTCTTCTGGAACGTCGGCCAGTCCGTCTGA
- a CDS encoding MerR family transcriptional regulator, translated as METSANGETSAPVGRRRGGYAIRDVARATRLSESALRYYESIGLTPAVARDQSSGHRVYSQEDLDYLDAVACLSGTGMPIEDMRVYLGNALRGAAGASEQIGLLEAQRDRLDMEAEALRVRREYVELKVRYWQAVAAGDDTEAAGIGERARAVAQDVKGTRGS; from the coding sequence ATGGAGACTTCCGCCAACGGTGAGACTTCCGCGCCGGTTGGCCGCCGCCGGGGCGGGTACGCGATCCGGGATGTGGCGCGGGCGACGCGGCTGTCGGAGAGCGCGTTGCGCTACTACGAGTCGATTGGGCTGACCCCCGCCGTGGCACGGGACCAATCGAGCGGGCACCGGGTCTACAGCCAAGAGGACTTGGACTACCTGGACGCCGTGGCGTGCCTTTCGGGCACTGGAATGCCGATCGAGGACATGCGCGTCTACCTGGGCAACGCGCTGCGTGGGGCGGCGGGCGCTTCGGAGCAGATCGGCCTGCTGGAGGCGCAGCGCGACCGCCTGGACATGGAAGCCGAGGCTCTTCGGGTCAGGCGTGAGTACGTGGAGCTGAAGGTCCGCTACTGGCAGGCGGTGGCGGCGGGGGACGACACGGAGGCGGCCGGCATCGGCGAGCGGGCCAGGGCGGTGGCGCAGGACGTGAAAGGGACAAGGGGCAGCTGA
- a CDS encoding aldo/keto reductase, with protein MTQPPILALNNGVTLPALGFGVFRTPPDQAVQAVLTALGTGYRHIDTAAAYFNEREVGEAIRRSGLPRDEVFVETKVWVSDYGYDETLHAFDKATGKLGLDRVDLLILHQAAPKAFDQTIAAYRALEKLLADGAVRAIGVSNFKPNRLDALLAETSVVPAVNQIELHPYNTQPALQAYHARNGIVTQAWSPIGGITFYPGFSDPNDPHSTLDDPVLAAIGQTHGKTPAQVMLRWHIQQSRSAIPKSVRPERIKENFDIFDFTLTADELAQIDALDDGEKFNPENLDFSQFGGIPEA; from the coding sequence ATGACTCAACCGCCCATCCTGGCCCTCAACAATGGCGTCACGTTGCCCGCCCTCGGCTTCGGCGTTTTCCGCACGCCGCCCGACCAGGCCGTCCAGGCCGTCCTGACCGCCCTGGGGACCGGCTACCGCCATATCGACACCGCCGCCGCGTATTTCAACGAGCGCGAGGTCGGCGAAGCGATCCGGCGTTCCGGCCTGCCGCGTGACGAGGTGTTCGTCGAGACCAAGGTGTGGGTCTCCGACTACGGCTACGACGAGACCCTCCACGCCTTCGACAAAGCCACCGGAAAACTCGGCCTCGACCGCGTCGACCTGCTGATCCTGCACCAGGCCGCGCCCAAGGCGTTCGACCAGACCATCGCCGCCTACCGGGCGTTGGAGAAGCTGCTCGCCGATGGCGCGGTGCGGGCCATCGGCGTGTCCAATTTCAAGCCGAACCGGCTCGACGCCCTGTTGGCCGAGACGAGTGTGGTCCCGGCGGTCAACCAAATCGAGTTGCACCCGTACAACACCCAGCCCGCCCTTCAGGCGTATCACGCGCGGAACGGCATCGTGACCCAGGCGTGGTCCCCGATTGGCGGGATCACGTTCTATCCGGGCTTCTCCGACCCCAACGACCCGCACAGCACCCTGGACGACCCGGTGCTGGCCGCCATCGGCCAGACCCACGGCAAGACCCCGGCCCAGGTCATGTTGCGCTGGCACATCCAGCAGAGCCGCTCCGCCATCCCCAAGTCCGTCCGCCCCGAACGCATCAAAGAGAACTTCGACATCTTCGATTTCACGCTGACCGCAGACGAGTTGGCCCAGATCGACGCGCTGGACGACGGCGAGAAGTTCAACCCTGAAAACCTGGACTTCTCCCAGTTCGGCGGCATCCCCGAAGCCTGA
- a CDS encoding helix-turn-helix domain-containing protein, giving the protein MSRPGDRRVSGWVAAIGIAGTVLLAVGAFSLSFTSLIHFAVRFGIDPAQAWEWPLIVDGVIVVATVSVVALAGRRGTGYAWALLAAGALMSVASNAAQAWRLDTESPLIAAAVATVPPVVLLAATHMTVILTRSDQEPAAAQPAPPPTSAIAPPPVSAPELVTVQRKPSSPPSAPGADAAGDGERTWLMGKARRMRADGWSVAEIADDLGRSIGTIRRWLKTTDQAGNETTGEDDE; this is encoded by the coding sequence GTGAGCAGACCAGGCGACCGGCGGGTGTCGGGTTGGGTTGCGGCCATTGGGATCGCCGGCACGGTGTTGCTGGCGGTCGGGGCGTTCTCATTGTCGTTCACGTCGCTGATCCACTTCGCCGTCCGGTTCGGGATCGACCCGGCGCAGGCGTGGGAGTGGCCGCTGATCGTGGACGGCGTCATCGTCGTCGCCACCGTCTCGGTCGTGGCGTTGGCGGGGAGGCGGGGAACGGGCTACGCCTGGGCGCTGCTGGCCGCGGGAGCGCTGATGTCGGTCGCGTCGAACGCCGCCCAGGCGTGGCGGCTCGACACGGAGTCCCCGCTGATCGCAGCCGCCGTCGCCACGGTCCCGCCGGTCGTCCTGCTGGCCGCCACCCATATGACCGTCATCCTCACCCGGTCTGACCAGGAACCAGCCGCCGCGCAACCAGCGCCACCTCCCACATCCGCCATCGCGCCGCCGCCGGTCTCCGCGCCAGAGCTCGTCACAGTCCAGAGGAAGCCGTCTTCGCCGCCGTCTGCGCCCGGCGCGGACGCGGCTGGGGACGGGGAGCGCACCTGGCTGATGGGGAAGGCCCGCCGGATGCGGGCCGACGGGTGGAGCGTCGCGGAGATCGCCGACGACCTGGGCAGGTCGATCGGCACGATCCGCCGCTGGCTGAAGACCACCGACCAGGCCGGAAACGAGACGACTGGAGAAGACGATGAGTGA
- a CDS encoding carboxymuconolactone decarboxylase family protein — protein MAKVTAGRDALGEFAPKFAEVNDDVLFGQVWSRTAELPARDRSLVTVAALVSGGNLEQLGHHLGAAKANGVTASEIAEALTHLAFYVGWPKAWSALSRAKEVFADGGPVAPATAFPLGELVAQDWFTGKAWLAPLAGQPGPESVTVGNVTFEPCARNHWHSHSVGQILLATAGRGYVQLDGEPARLLRPGDVAQIGPDARHWHGAAPDAGFTHLAITRGETAWFEPVTDGQYTQATAEG, from the coding sequence ATGGCCAAGGTCACAGCCGGACGTGACGCGCTGGGAGAGTTCGCGCCCAAGTTCGCCGAGGTGAACGATGACGTGTTGTTCGGCCAGGTGTGGTCGAGGACGGCGGAGCTGCCGGCCAGGGACCGGTCGCTGGTGACGGTGGCGGCGCTGGTGTCGGGCGGGAACTTGGAGCAGCTCGGCCACCATTTGGGGGCGGCCAAGGCCAACGGCGTGACCGCCTCCGAGATCGCCGAGGCGTTGACCCATCTGGCGTTCTACGTGGGCTGGCCCAAAGCGTGGTCGGCGCTCAGCCGCGCCAAAGAAGTGTTCGCCGACGGCGGGCCGGTCGCCCCGGCCACGGCTTTCCCCCTCGGCGAACTGGTCGCCCAGGACTGGTTCACCGGCAAGGCGTGGCTGGCTCCCTTGGCGGGACAGCCCGGCCCGGAGTCGGTGACGGTCGGGAACGTCACGTTCGAGCCGTGCGCCCGCAACCATTGGCACTCCCACTCGGTCGGCCAGATTCTTCTTGCCACCGCCGGGAGGGGCTACGTCCAACTCGACGGCGAGCCCGCGCGGCTCTTGCGGCCCGGCGATGTGGCCCAGATCGGCCCGGACGCCCGCCACTGGCACGGCGCCGCCCCCGACGCCGGGTTCACGCACCTGGCGATCACTCGCGGGGAGACCGCCTGGTTTGAGCCGGTCACCGACGGGCAGTACACCCAGGCGACCGCCGAGGGATGA
- a CDS encoding zinc-dependent alcohol dehydrogenase family protein, protein MYGTILHAPGDVRYVERDDPQIVEPTDAVIRVAATCICGSDLWPYRGTDPVVDLPMGHEYVGVVEEIGAQVHQIKEGQFVVGSFWSSDGTCEICRAGYESHCVNRTLMGLIGTQAQYARIPLADGTLVPTPALPDDDLIPSLVAASDVLGTGWFGAVAAEAGPGKTVAVVGDGAVGLCAVLAAKQLGAERIIAMSRHESRQRLALKFGATDIVTERGDDGVARIKAMTGGLGAHSVVEAVGTQEAMTQAIRATRPGGHTGFVGVSHGVAIDGIELFGSGVHLHGGPAPVRRFLPDLIGRIWRREIDPGQVFDLTLPLSEVAEGYKAMDQRRAVKVLLQP, encoded by the coding sequence ATGTACGGAACCATCCTGCACGCCCCTGGCGACGTGCGCTACGTCGAACGCGACGATCCGCAGATCGTCGAGCCGACGGACGCGGTCATCCGGGTGGCCGCGACCTGCATCTGCGGTTCGGACCTGTGGCCGTACCGGGGAACCGACCCGGTGGTGGACCTTCCGATGGGCCACGAGTACGTCGGCGTGGTCGAGGAGATCGGCGCGCAAGTCCACCAGATCAAAGAAGGCCAGTTCGTGGTCGGCTCGTTCTGGTCCTCGGACGGGACGTGTGAGATTTGCCGGGCCGGGTACGAGTCGCACTGCGTCAACCGGACGTTGATGGGATTGATCGGCACCCAAGCGCAGTATGCCCGCATTCCGTTGGCCGACGGCACCCTAGTCCCCACCCCGGCGCTGCCGGACGACGATCTGATCCCGTCGCTGGTGGCCGCCTCCGACGTGCTGGGCACTGGCTGGTTCGGCGCGGTCGCCGCCGAGGCCGGACCAGGCAAGACGGTCGCCGTTGTCGGCGACGGTGCGGTCGGCCTGTGCGCGGTGCTGGCCGCGAAGCAGTTGGGCGCGGAGAGGATCATCGCCATGTCGCGGCACGAGTCCCGCCAGCGGTTGGCGTTGAAGTTCGGGGCGACCGACATTGTGACCGAACGCGGCGACGATGGCGTGGCCCGGATCAAGGCCATGACTGGCGGGCTCGGCGCGCACAGCGTGGTCGAGGCGGTCGGCACCCAAGAGGCGATGACGCAAGCCATCCGCGCGACCCGTCCCGGCGGGCACACCGGTTTCGTCGGCGTCTCCCACGGAGTCGCCATCGACGGCATCGAACTGTTCGGCTCCGGCGTCCACCTGCACGGCGGCCCCGCCCCGGTGCGCCGGTTTCTGCCCGACCTTATAGGGCGCATCTGGCGACGCGAGATAGACCCCGGCCAAGTCTTCGACCTGACCCTGCCGCTATCCGAAGTCGCCGAAGGCTACAAGGCCATGGACCAACGGCGCGCGGTCAAAGTGCTGCTCCAGCCTTGA
- a CDS encoding ParB N-terminal domain-containing protein, translating to MAADNLGFEWAVDSIMVGARHRKDLGDLQPLTDSISQHGLIQLITVTPDGVLISGARRLEAIKRLGWKTVNVWIRTGLSDRLTALMAERDENLSHKGFTKTELAELYEELKDVVAEEAARRQQASRFGAEPETGPPGGAANLAAPWEGRYDSRRKAADMIGTGASHMTMEKVLAIKQIAADTTRPQGLRDQAAEAVAEIDAGGPVDPQFLRLRSLVRIDDLERMAADAGEPDPVRGAARAGAILLRKLEDTQPMTPADLDKAAKAALDRVKAARRGRKPVPEPKPAKPEPGPKTRSVKQFIWTWNEMSDWPQEYDVAAVAEALSDKQWQQFKKTMADGQAFLDRVAAARAGLGLSA from the coding sequence GTGGCGGCGGACAATCTCGGCTTCGAGTGGGCGGTCGACTCGATCATGGTCGGCGCGCGGCACCGCAAAGACTTGGGCGACTTGCAGCCGTTGACGGACTCGATCTCCCAGCACGGACTGATCCAGTTGATCACCGTCACCCCTGACGGGGTCCTGATCAGCGGCGCGAGGCGGCTGGAGGCGATCAAACGGCTGGGCTGGAAGACGGTGAACGTGTGGATCAGGACGGGCCTGTCCGACCGGCTCACCGCGTTGATGGCAGAACGGGACGAGAACTTGTCGCACAAGGGGTTCACGAAGACCGAGTTGGCTGAGTTGTACGAGGAGTTGAAGGACGTCGTCGCCGAGGAGGCCGCCCGCCGCCAGCAGGCCAGCCGTTTCGGGGCCGAGCCGGAGACCGGCCCGCCGGGCGGCGCCGCTAATCTAGCGGCGCCGTGGGAGGGACGCTACGACTCCCGCCGCAAAGCCGCCGACATGATCGGGACCGGCGCGTCCCACATGACGATGGAGAAAGTCCTGGCGATCAAGCAGATCGCCGCCGACACGACCCGCCCCCAGGGGCTGCGGGACCAAGCCGCCGAGGCTGTCGCGGAGATCGACGCCGGAGGGCCGGTCGACCCCCAGTTCCTGCGGCTGCGGTCCCTGGTCCGCATCGACGACCTGGAACGCATGGCCGCCGACGCGGGCGAACCAGACCCGGTCAGGGGGGCCGCGAGAGCCGGGGCGATCCTGCTGCGGAAACTGGAGGACACCCAGCCGATGACCCCAGCCGACCTGGACAAAGCGGCAAAAGCCGCTCTCGACCGGGTCAAAGCCGCCCGGCGGGGCCGCAAACCTGTCCCCGAACCCAAACCGGCGAAGCCGGAGCCGGGGCCGAAGACCCGGTCGGTGAAACAGTTCATCTGGACGTGGAACGAGATGAGCGACTGGCCGCAGGAGTACGACGTCGCCGCCGTCGCTGAAGCCCTCTCCGACAAGCAGTGGCAGCAGTTCAAAAAGACCATGGCCGACGGCCAGGCCTTCCTCGACCGGGTCGCCGCGGCCAGAGCCGGACTCGGGCTCAGCGCCTGA
- a CDS encoding flavodoxin, translating into MGTNCGVVAFFSATGATERIADLIAEVVGVDVYRITPAQPYTSADLDWQNPRSRSSLENADPASRPPLAGPALDMTAYDTLFLGYPIWWGQAPKAALTFLESHDFGGKTVVPFCTSGSSPVGASDTDLHTLTDGSTTWTPGIRFPSGASAASVGRWIDGLGLPA; encoded by the coding sequence ATGGGAACAAACTGCGGCGTGGTGGCCTTTTTCTCGGCCACCGGCGCCACCGAACGGATCGCCGACCTGATCGCCGAGGTGGTTGGAGTGGACGTGTACCGGATCACGCCCGCCCAGCCCTACACTTCGGCGGATCTTGATTGGCAGAACCCGCGCTCCCGGTCGAGCCTTGAGAACGCGGACCCGGCGTCCCGTCCCCCGCTGGCAGGCCCCGCGCTCGACATGACCGCCTATGACACCCTGTTCCTCGGTTACCCCATCTGGTGGGGGCAGGCTCCGAAGGCCGCGCTCACGTTCCTGGAGTCCCACGACTTCGGCGGCAAGACGGTGGTGCCGTTCTGCACGTCGGGCTCCAGCCCGGTCGGCGCCAGCGACACCGACCTACACACCCTCACCGACGGTTCCACGACCTGGACTCCAGGCATCCGCTTCCCCAGCGGGGCGTCCGCAGCGAGCGTCGGACGGTGGATCGACGGGCTCGGCCTGCCTGCTTGA
- a CDS encoding DUF6112 family protein yields MAPDFSAVGGNTLAAIVGALLTIVLIAAVASLIASAICWAVGEAQGNYQMAAKGKTGVLIALGAAAVAGAGVSWANFLIHVGEQF; encoded by the coding sequence ATGGCCCCAGACTTCTCAGCCGTCGGCGGCAACACTCTCGCCGCCATTGTCGGGGCGCTGCTCACCATCGTCCTGATCGCAGCCGTCGCCTCCCTGATCGCCTCCGCGATCTGCTGGGCTGTCGGCGAAGCCCAAGGCAACTACCAGATGGCTGCGAAAGGCAAGACCGGCGTGCTCATCGCCCTCGGCGCCGCCGCTGTCGCCGGGGCGGGCGTCTCATGGGCCAATTTCTTGATCCACGTCGGAGAGCAGTTCTAG
- a CDS encoding bifunctional DNA primase/polymerase yields MDWKAHDEHLAVVAARMSAIRRAQGWPTALAALTLARSGVPVFPCEPGGKKPLTRHGFLDASTDAGRVEAWWRRRPEANIGVPTGAVSGLDVVDVDVRGGGSGFDRFRQANAQGVGEDWAMAVRTPSGGMHYYYPSNPQAPRMSWARGSAHVDFRGAGGYIIVPPSQIEVDGTPVRYQVLRVLPHAMPVDAGRLRDLVDPEAARRRMATRVTPGRVAATAQDSALARWVSSRPEGERNTGLFFAACRLVEAGRPFDHTLAALAPAAQRAGLLDREITATVRSAYRRAHAASAPSAPVSPSRPGPATAAAVVL; encoded by the coding sequence ATGGACTGGAAGGCCCACGACGAGCACCTGGCGGTGGTCGCCGCCCGGATGTCCGCGATCAGGCGGGCACAAGGCTGGCCGACCGCGCTGGCCGCCCTGACCTTGGCGCGCTCCGGCGTGCCGGTGTTCCCCTGCGAGCCGGGCGGGAAGAAGCCGTTGACTCGCCACGGCTTCCTGGACGCCTCGACCGACGCGGGCCGGGTGGAGGCGTGGTGGCGTCGCCGTCCGGAGGCGAACATCGGCGTGCCGACCGGTGCGGTGTCCGGCCTGGACGTGGTTGATGTGGACGTCCGCGGCGGCGGCTCCGGGTTCGACCGGTTCCGGCAGGCCAACGCCCAGGGGGTCGGCGAGGACTGGGCGATGGCGGTGCGGACCCCGTCCGGCGGCATGCACTACTACTATCCGTCCAACCCGCAGGCGCCGCGCATGTCGTGGGCGCGCGGCAGCGCCCACGTCGACTTTAGGGGCGCGGGCGGTTACATCATCGTCCCGCCGTCCCAGATCGAGGTCGACGGGACGCCGGTCAGATACCAGGTGCTCCGCGTCCTCCCGCACGCCATGCCGGTGGACGCCGGACGGCTGCGCGACCTGGTCGACCCCGAGGCCGCCCGGCGGCGCATGGCCACGCGGGTCACCCCAGGACGGGTGGCGGCCACGGCCCAGGACTCGGCGCTGGCCCGGTGGGTGTCGTCGCGTCCGGAGGGCGAGCGGAACACCGGATTGTTCTTCGCGGCGTGCAGGCTCGTGGAGGCCGGGCGGCCCTTCGACCACACCCTGGCGGCGCTCGCCCCCGCCGCCCAGCGGGCGGGCCTGCTGGATCGTGAGATCACCGCGACCGTCCGATCCGCGTACCGGCGCGCCCACGCTGCCTCAGCGCCATCGGCCCCGGTGTCGCCGTCGCGGCCTGGGCCGGCAACTGCCGCGGCGGTGGTGTTGTGA
- a CDS encoding M23 family metallopeptidase produces MKKTALVLAGLLMVGPALPLLAVACLMNPAAKATCATVTLTVGAIPESLTATDSAGVSVTLNRKQLGHAATIITVGGRTPGVDRDGVVIALMAALTESRLRMLANTSAYPESADYPNDGDGSDHDSLGLFQMRHASGWGTVEQLMAPVYQARAFYGGQTGPNHPSPRGLLDIPDWKTMPKGAAAQAVEVSAYPDRYANWEPVANTILAALTRPAAPNNGGGTADPSVPETGSVVFPLPAGTWVKTSGFGMRVNPVTGVYTLHAGTDYSAPDGTPILAAADGTVTFSGPRGGYGNAILINHTVDGKLVASLYGHMWDGDLYVKAGDRVVAGQHIADVGSNGRSTGPHLHFEIRPNSDYNEVTDSDVWLAQHGAATMTDPTANAGGCYTGGN; encoded by the coding sequence GTGAAGAAGACCGCGCTCGTTCTGGCCGGGCTGCTCATGGTCGGCCCAGCCCTGCCGCTCCTCGCGGTCGCCTGCCTGATGAACCCGGCCGCTAAAGCCACCTGCGCCACCGTCACGCTCACCGTGGGGGCGATCCCGGAGTCCCTCACCGCCACGGACAGCGCCGGGGTGTCGGTCACGCTGAACCGGAAACAACTCGGCCACGCGGCCACGATCATCACCGTCGGCGGGCGCACCCCCGGCGTCGACCGCGACGGCGTCGTCATCGCCCTGATGGCCGCGCTGACCGAGTCCCGGCTGCGGATGCTCGCCAACACGTCGGCCTACCCCGAATCCGCCGACTACCCGAACGACGGCGACGGGTCCGACCACGACTCCCTCGGCCTGTTCCAGATGCGCCACGCCTCCGGCTGGGGAACCGTCGAACAACTCATGGCCCCCGTCTACCAGGCACGCGCCTTCTACGGCGGGCAAACCGGACCCAACCACCCATCGCCCCGAGGGCTGCTCGACATCCCCGACTGGAAGACCATGCCCAAAGGAGCCGCCGCCCAAGCCGTCGAAGTGTCCGCCTACCCCGACCGGTACGCCAACTGGGAACCCGTCGCCAACACCATCCTCGCCGCGCTCACCAGGCCCGCCGCGCCCAACAACGGCGGCGGGACAGCGGACCCGAGCGTCCCGGAGACCGGGAGCGTCGTGTTCCCCCTCCCGGCGGGAACATGGGTCAAGACGTCGGGCTTCGGGATGCGCGTCAACCCCGTCACCGGCGTGTACACCCTCCACGCCGGAACCGACTACAGCGCACCCGACGGCACACCGATCCTGGCCGCTGCCGACGGCACAGTCACGTTCTCCGGGCCGCGCGGCGGTTACGGCAACGCCATCCTGATCAACCACACCGTCGACGGCAAGCTGGTCGCTTCCCTTTACGGGCACATGTGGGACGGCGACCTCTACGTCAAAGCCGGGGACCGTGTCGTCGCCGGGCAGCACATCGCCGACGTCGGCTCCAACGGACGTTCCACCGGCCCCCACCTGCACTTCGAGATCCGCCCCAACAGCGACTACAACGAAGTCACCGACTCCGACGTCTGGCTCGCCCAGCACGGCGCGGCCACCATGACCGACCCGACCGCCAACGCGGGCGGCTGCTACACAGGAGGGAACTGA
- a CDS encoding DUF4982 domain-containing protein, with protein sequence MVNILLGALEAVFPLIMRFPRVDRRARGAFAALDVAGYNYMYSRYRSDARRYPERVILGTETAPTETVRIWREIDDLPSVIGDFVWAGWDYIGEAGVAVREYGQPTRLHHPFPALLAGEPVIDITGRRQTQSYLNEIAWRRQRGPFIAVQPVNHSGEKQSRTHWRSTNSIRSWSWEGCEGRPAVVEVYADAHRVELLLDGARVGERRMRRRDEFLATFTVPYRPGRLAAVAYDAEGRVVGTDEVSSATRVLQLAVASDRAELIADGADLAHLEIALTDDVQTVRPLADRTVEVSVRGDAALLGLGSGNPITPESFSSPRHRTYNGRALAVIRAGAAPGACDVTVSAEGCTPVDLRIPVVSVPQDPHGAASTPKSRWP encoded by the coding sequence GTGGTGAACATACTGCTCGGAGCGTTGGAGGCCGTTTTCCCGTTGATCATGCGCTTCCCCCGGGTGGACCGGCGCGCACGCGGCGCGTTCGCCGCCCTCGATGTGGCCGGCTACAACTACATGTACTCGCGTTACAGGTCCGACGCCCGGCGGTACCCCGAGCGGGTGATCCTCGGTACCGAGACCGCTCCCACCGAGACGGTCCGCATCTGGCGAGAGATAGACGATCTGCCTTCGGTCATCGGGGACTTCGTGTGGGCCGGTTGGGACTACATCGGCGAGGCCGGGGTAGCGGTGCGGGAATACGGGCAGCCCACGCGGCTGCACCATCCATTCCCGGCGCTTCTCGCCGGCGAGCCGGTGATTGACATCACCGGCCGGCGTCAGACACAGTCTTACCTCAACGAGATCGCCTGGCGCCGGCAGAGGGGCCCGTTTATCGCTGTTCAACCCGTGAACCATTCCGGGGAGAAGCAGTCCCGGACACACTGGCGTAGCACGAACTCCATCCGAAGCTGGAGCTGGGAAGGGTGCGAAGGCCGCCCCGCGGTCGTCGAGGTGTACGCCGACGCGCATCGTGTTGAACTGCTCCTCGATGGAGCACGTGTCGGGGAGCGCCGGATGAGGCGGCGTGACGAGTTCCTCGCGACGTTCACAGTTCCGTATCGCCCCGGCCGGCTCGCCGCAGTCGCCTACGACGCGGAAGGAAGGGTGGTGGGAACCGACGAAGTGTCCAGCGCCACCAGAGTGTTGCAACTCGCTGTGGCCTCTGATCGCGCCGAACTCATCGCGGACGGCGCAGACCTAGCGCACCTGGAGATCGCCCTGACCGATGACGTCCAGACCGTCCGTCCGCTCGCGGACAGGACTGTCGAGGTGTCGGTTCGGGGGGACGCCGCGCTCCTGGGCCTCGGCAGCGGCAACCCCATCACGCCGGAATCCTTCTCCTCCCCACGCCACCGCACCTACAACGGCCGCGCGCTCGCGGTCATCCGCGCGGGCGCCGCTCCAGGCGCTTGCGACGTGACGGTTTCGGCAGAGGGCTGCACCCCGGTAGACCTCCGGATCCCCGTGGTGTCCGTCCCGCAAGACCCGCACGGGGCCGCCTCGACGCCCAAGAGCAGGTGGCCTTGA